In Limosilactobacillus sp. WILCCON 0051, a single window of DNA contains:
- a CDS encoding SDR family NAD(P)-dependent oxidoreductase, producing MTKDLENKTAIVTAASRGIGLAIAEKLVEQGAIVYMAVRDSEKNRQLTAQLHEQNENFRSVFYDAFDFATYAPMIQEVVQDAGHLDILVNNFGTTDVKKDTTLVDGDSQTFFDIVDKNIASVYYTSKYAVKVMREQESGGNIINISSVAGTTPDISRLAYGVSKAAINSLTKQTAVEYARDKIRANAVLPGFVGTDGALQNMSKSFLDGFLKHVPLNEVVKPVDIANMVAFLASDKARYVTGELITVAGGFGLPTPIYGDAMSGSIKKG from the coding sequence ATGACTAAAGACTTGGAAAATAAAACGGCGATCGTTACGGCAGCCAGTCGCGGCATTGGCCTGGCAATTGCCGAAAAGCTGGTTGAGCAGGGCGCCATTGTTTATATGGCTGTGCGGGACAGTGAAAAGAACCGTCAGCTAACCGCCCAGCTGCATGAGCAAAATGAAAACTTCCGCAGCGTTTTTTATGATGCGTTTGACTTTGCAACCTATGCACCCATGATTCAAGAAGTAGTGCAAGACGCGGGTCATTTGGACATTCTGGTCAATAACTTTGGCACGACGGATGTTAAAAAAGATACGACTTTGGTTGATGGCGACAGTCAGACCTTCTTTGATATCGTTGACAAAAACATCGCAAGCGTTTATTACACTTCCAAATATGCCGTTAAAGTAATGCGCGAGCAGGAAAGCGGCGGCAACATCATCAATATTTCATCAGTTGCCGGTACGACGCCAGATATCAGCCGCTTGGCATATGGCGTCTCAAAGGCAGCCATCAACTCGCTGACCAAACAGACAGCCGTTGAGTATGCGCGGGATAAGATTCGGGCCAACGCGGTACTGCCTGGTTTTGTTGGTACGGATGGCGCCTTGCAGAACATGTCAAAGAGCTTCTTGGATGGCTTCTTAAAACACGTGCCGTTAAATGAGGTCGTTAAGCCAGTGGATATTGCCAATATGGTTGCTTTCCTGGCCAGCGATAAGGCGCGCTATGTAACGGGTGAGCTGATTACGGTTGCCGGTGGCTTTGGCCTGCCAACGCCGATCTATGGGGATGCCATGAGCGGCAGCATTAAAAAAGGCTGA
- a CDS encoding ClC family H(+)/Cl(-) exchange transporter has product MKEIDASEILHRPFASTFLNRIGHGIVVGLATGLIVTTFRKIIDTTLQGLNVIYPYMRTHYLVLGAYLIGTLVLWLIMARLLKNHLFDIVGSGVPQVEDVLHDEHWMSWWSVLWRKYVLGLMAICPGLFLGREGPCIQMGAAVGQGLAEKCFKSSHQETKAMIACGIAAGLSAAFSAPLAGALFLLEEITYTFESQTWLTALTAAIASDFVTLLFFGTRPCMWLPVVDRLSPAAYLPLAGFGILLGILAWFYQYCLINIHCWYGKISWLPRNRRAIIPLLLVVPIGLWDASMLGGSHVFVEVIAQLPRHVHGFQAMMMLLGVYFIIRFVFSMVSYGAAVPGGIFMPILVLGAILGGLAGCLMIHFGLIPAKAYINLVVIGMAAYFGAIEMAPFTAICLLTEMVGTVQQILPMLLVTFIAYTVNDLLGGRPIYGALREQMAPQAAQERNAKAGNLNY; this is encoded by the coding sequence TTGAAAGAAATTGACGCAAGCGAAATTCTGCACCGACCCTTTGCCTCCACCTTTTTAAACCGGATCGGGCATGGCATCGTTGTCGGACTGGCAACTGGTCTGATCGTGACCACCTTTCGCAAAATCATTGACACAACGCTGCAGGGACTCAACGTTATCTATCCTTATATGCGAACTCATTATCTGGTGCTGGGCGCCTATCTGATCGGTACGCTTGTTTTATGGCTGATAATGGCGCGTCTGTTGAAAAATCATCTATTTGACATCGTTGGCTCGGGAGTACCGCAAGTTGAAGACGTTTTACATGATGAACATTGGATGTCTTGGTGGTCAGTGCTATGGCGCAAATACGTGCTTGGTCTGATGGCAATCTGCCCGGGGCTGTTCCTTGGCCGGGAAGGACCCTGCATTCAGATGGGAGCAGCAGTTGGTCAAGGACTGGCGGAAAAATGCTTCAAGTCTTCGCATCAGGAAACCAAAGCCATGATCGCCTGTGGCATTGCGGCTGGACTTTCCGCGGCATTCTCAGCCCCATTAGCCGGTGCGCTTTTCTTGTTGGAAGAAATCACCTACACCTTTGAATCGCAGACCTGGCTGACGGCTTTAACTGCCGCCATTGCTTCTGATTTCGTTACCCTGCTCTTTTTTGGCACGCGGCCCTGCATGTGGCTGCCCGTCGTTGATCGTCTGTCGCCCGCTGCCTACCTGCCCCTGGCTGGATTCGGCATTTTGCTGGGCATCCTCGCCTGGTTTTACCAATATTGTCTGATTAATATTCATTGTTGGTATGGCAAGATTTCCTGGCTGCCAAGAAATCGGCGCGCGATCATCCCCTTGCTGCTGGTGGTTCCAATCGGCTTGTGGGATGCCAGCATGCTGGGCGGCAGTCACGTTTTTGTTGAGGTCATCGCCCAGCTGCCGCGTCATGTGCACGGATTTCAAGCGATGATGATGCTTTTAGGAGTTTATTTCATAATTCGATTCGTCTTTTCAATGGTTTCTTATGGCGCAGCCGTTCCAGGCGGGATTTTCATGCCAATCCTGGTACTGGGCGCAATTTTAGGTGGCTTGGCTGGCTGCTTGATGATTCACTTTGGCCTCATTCCTGCCAAAGCCTACATCAATCTGGTGGTCATTGGCATGGCTGCTTATTTTGGCGCAATTGAAATGGCCCCGTTTACCGCCATCTGTCTTTTAACTGAAATGGTCGGTACGGTTCAGCAGATTCTGCCAATGCTGCTGGTTACGTTCATTGCCTACACAGTCAACGATCTGTTAGGGGGACGGCCAATCTATGGCGCGCTGCGTGAACAGATGGCTCCCCAGGCTGCACAAGAACGGAATGCCAAAGCCGGCAACCTTAATTATTGA
- the ribB gene encoding 3,4-dihydroxy-2-butanone-4-phosphate synthase, which produces MVQFDTIETALQQLQNGGYVILSDNEDRENEGDLVALADRITPETVYEMLHEANGLMCVPITIQRAHELGFTKMVEHSTDPHQTPFMTTTDGTFEATGVTTGVSAFDRAATINRIANPAAKPTDFNHPGHIQPLYALDGGLRKRIGHTEASVDLAYLAGAQPAAVIIEVLKEDGHMARRDDLAEMAKRVNVPYITINQIIEYMDAHNIKEASDLQTAPVQG; this is translated from the coding sequence ATGGTTCAATTTGACACGATCGAAACTGCACTGCAACAACTGCAAAATGGCGGCTACGTAATTCTTTCCGACAATGAGGATCGCGAAAACGAAGGCGATCTGGTGGCTTTGGCTGACCGCATCACTCCCGAAACGGTCTACGAAATGCTGCACGAAGCCAATGGTCTAATGTGCGTACCAATCACCATCCAGCGAGCACATGAACTGGGCTTTACCAAGATGGTCGAACACAGTACTGATCCTCACCAAACGCCATTTATGACGACCACGGATGGCACTTTTGAGGCAACCGGCGTCACGACCGGCGTTTCCGCATTTGACCGCGCGGCTACGATCAACCGCATTGCCAACCCGGCTGCCAAGCCAACCGACTTTAATCACCCTGGTCACATCCAACCGCTTTATGCTTTGGACGGCGGGCTGCGCAAGCGAATCGGCCATACTGAGGCTTCAGTTGACCTGGCATATCTCGCTGGTGCTCAGCCAGCTGCCGTGATTATTGAAGTGCTTAAAGAAGATGGCCACATGGCTCGCCGCGACGATCTGGCAGAAATGGCCAAGCGCGTCAACGTTCCTTACATTACCATCAATCAAATCATCGAATACATGGATGCTCACAACATCAAAGAGGCCAGCGACCTGCAAACTGCCCCGGTTCAAGGCTAA
- a CDS encoding 5-methyltetrahydropteroyltriglutamate--homocysteine S-methyltransferase, with protein MTQSQTLTFTNRTTSPFRYDIVGSFLRPAELKAAREKFANHEIDHDELKKVEDKCIKELVEKEAQAGLHAVTDGEFRRSWWHLDTFWGFEGIAHTNPEHGYFFHGEETRADSAAVTGKVRFNGTHPDLEAFKYLKSLTDGTDLIPRQSIPAPAQCYEELVLGEGKTEAIAEYYSSKAELAKDVSQAYHDLILALYDAGCRDLKLDDCTWGSIADNEFWHLFAEEGQSRELLQEQLLKINNDALVNLPADLVVTTHVCRGNYHSTWATKGGYGPVADYVLAKENVTAFYLEYDSERAGGFEPLAKVPADKYVVLGLLTSKSGELEDRQVILDRIQEAAQYHDLDKLCLSTQCGFSSTEEGNILTEEQQWAKIALVKSIAEEVWGA; from the coding sequence ATGACGCAATCACAAACCTTAACTTTTACCAACCGCACGACTTCACCATTCCGTTATGACATTGTGGGCAGTTTCCTGCGCCCAGCCGAACTAAAGGCAGCCCGGGAAAAATTTGCCAATCATGAAATTGACCATGACGAACTGAAAAAAGTTGAAGACAAGTGTATCAAGGAACTGGTCGAAAAAGAGGCGCAAGCAGGTCTGCACGCAGTTACGGATGGCGAGTTCCGGCGTTCTTGGTGGCACCTGGACACGTTCTGGGGCTTTGAAGGCATCGCACACACGAATCCAGAGCATGGCTACTTTTTCCATGGTGAAGAAACTCGTGCAGATTCAGCGGCTGTGACAGGCAAGGTTCGCTTTAACGGCACGCATCCCGATCTGGAAGCCTTCAAATATCTCAAGAGTCTAACGGATGGCACGGATCTGATTCCACGCCAAAGCATTCCGGCACCGGCACAATGTTATGAAGAATTAGTATTGGGTGAGGGGAAGACCGAGGCAATCGCTGAATATTACTCATCCAAGGCAGAATTGGCCAAAGACGTTTCGCAAGCTTACCATGATCTGATTTTAGCTTTATATGATGCCGGCTGTCGTGACTTGAAACTGGACGACTGTACCTGGGGCTCAATTGCGGACAACGAATTCTGGCATTTGTTTGCAGAAGAGGGTCAAAGCCGTGAACTGTTGCAAGAACAGCTCTTAAAGATCAACAATGATGCCTTGGTAAACCTGCCAGCTGATTTGGTCGTGACTACGCATGTCTGCCGTGGCAACTACCACTCCACTTGGGCAACCAAGGGCGGTTATGGTCCTGTTGCTGATTATGTACTGGCGAAAGAAAATGTAACTGCCTTTTATCTGGAATACGATTCAGAGCGGGCGGGCGGTTTTGAACCCTTGGCGAAGGTCCCAGCTGATAAATACGTGGTGCTGGGTCTGTTAACCTCCAAATCTGGTGAATTGGAAGATCGGCAGGTAATCTTGGACCGCATTCAAGAAGCTGCGCAGTACCATGATCTGGACAAATTATGTCTGAGTACGCAATGTGGCTTCTCTTCAACTGAAGAGGGCAACATTCTGACTGAAGAACAGCAGTGGGCTAAGATTGCCTTAGTCAAGAGCATTGCCGAAGAAGTCTGGGGCGCTTAA
- a CDS encoding oxidoreductase: protein MSNKVILVTGASSGMGFETAKALAQQGDKVYGAARRVEKMAALKEYGVTPLKLDITDEASNKAAIAEIIAKEGRIDVLVNNAGYGSYGAIEDVDLAEAKRQFDVNLFGLAALTKNVLPYMRAQHSGKIINVSSMGGRLVSFMGGWYHATKYAVEAFSDALRMEVKQFGIDVILIEPGGIKTDWGHIAADHLAASAKGGAYEKTALKVAEGMHKQYNGNMMSKPQVVVKATVKAVNARRPKPRYLIGFGAKPLVFAHAILPTRVFDFIMMHAS from the coding sequence ATGAGTAACAAAGTGATCTTGGTAACGGGTGCCAGCAGCGGAATGGGTTTTGAGACGGCAAAGGCTTTAGCACAGCAAGGCGATAAAGTTTATGGTGCCGCGCGTCGGGTTGAAAAAATGGCTGCCTTAAAGGAATATGGGGTAACGCCACTGAAGCTGGACATTACTGATGAAGCATCGAATAAGGCTGCCATTGCCGAAATTATTGCCAAGGAAGGCCGGATTGATGTCCTGGTTAACAATGCAGGCTATGGCAGTTACGGCGCGATTGAAGACGTTGATCTGGCAGAGGCCAAGCGCCAATTTGATGTCAACTTGTTTGGCTTGGCAGCTTTGACAAAAAACGTTTTGCCTTACATGCGTGCACAACACTCAGGTAAAATCATCAATGTATCATCGATGGGTGGCCGCTTGGTATCGTTTATGGGTGGTTGGTACCATGCAACCAAATATGCCGTTGAAGCTTTTAGCGATGCCCTGCGAATGGAAGTAAAGCAGTTTGGCATCGACGTAATTTTGATCGAACCAGGCGGCATCAAGACTGACTGGGGACACATTGCGGCTGATCATCTCGCTGCCTCAGCTAAGGGCGGCGCTTATGAAAAGACTGCGCTTAAGGTCGCTGAAGGGATGCACAAGCAATATAATGGCAACATGATGAGCAAGCCTCAGGTAGTCGTTAAGGCGACCGTCAAGGCAGTTAATGCGCGACGCCCTAAGCCACGCTATCTGATTGGGTTCGGGGCCAAGCCATTGGTATTTGCCCACGCCATTTTGCCAACGCGCGTATTCGACTTTATTATGATGCATGCTTCCTAA
- a CDS encoding site-specific integrase — MRRKQILLYDYFAQWIEVYKDGAVRERTLEKYWLSYRHLKQIAPELKLVDVSRLEYQQILNEFAKTHEKATTMDFHHQLKAMLLDAYDEGYLKRDPTRKIVVKGKTPTEKKTKYLNEFELKLLLRHLDLSKFPNFDWLILIIAKTGLRFGEALGLTKKDIDLEGQTINVDKTWDYKNYAGGFKPTKNASSIRKVSIDWKLAMQLNRVTQDFPEDQPLFVQKRVFNSTINNLLQRYCEELDIPVISVHGLRHTHASLLLFAGVSIASVAKRLGHADMTTTQQTYLHIIQELENKDNSKIMQHLASL, encoded by the coding sequence ATGCGGAGAAAACAAATTTTGTTATATGACTACTTTGCTCAATGGATTGAGGTGTATAAGGATGGAGCAGTCCGAGAGCGAACATTAGAGAAGTACTGGCTATCATATCGGCACTTAAAACAGATTGCCCCAGAACTTAAATTAGTTGATGTATCACGACTAGAGTATCAGCAGATCTTAAATGAATTTGCCAAAACACATGAGAAAGCAACTACGATGGACTTCCACCATCAATTAAAAGCTATGCTGCTTGATGCGTATGATGAAGGCTATTTAAAACGAGACCCAACCCGTAAAATTGTTGTCAAAGGTAAAACGCCAACCGAGAAGAAAACTAAATATTTAAATGAGTTTGAGCTAAAATTACTGTTGCGCCACCTTGATTTGTCAAAGTTCCCCAACTTTGATTGGCTCATTTTAATCATTGCCAAAACTGGTCTGCGCTTTGGTGAAGCTTTGGGACTAACCAAGAAAGACATTGATTTAGAAGGACAGACTATTAACGTTGACAAAACTTGGGACTATAAAAATTATGCGGGTGGCTTTAAACCGACTAAAAATGCTTCATCGATTCGCAAAGTTTCAATTGACTGGAAATTAGCAATGCAACTTAACCGAGTTACTCAAGACTTCCCTGAAGATCAGCCTTTATTTGTCCAAAAACGTGTATTTAATTCAACCATCAATAATCTTTTACAGCGGTACTGTGAAGAACTTGATATTCCAGTAATTTCAGTGCACGGATTAAGACACACTCACGCTTCTTTGCTGCTTTTTGCGGGCGTATCGATTGCGAGTGTTGCCAAGCGTTTGGGACATGCTGATATGACAACTACTCAACAAACCTATCTCCATATTATTCAGGAGTTAGAGAATAAGGACAATTCAAAAATCATGCAGCATTTAGCATCACTATAA
- a CDS encoding restriction endonuclease subunit S, which translates to MTKQNEKDAKRVPELRFKGFTDDWEQRKLGEIGETFSGLSGKNKNDFGHGDASFITYMNVFSNSIADLRGTEHVEIDSKQNQVMYGDILFTTSSETPEEVGMSSVWLGHIKNIYLNSFCFGYRILEKQNFDSYYMAYLLRAENFRKRMTVLAQGISRYNISKKQVMNTFVNFPTMEEQRKIGKALFLIDKTITLHEEKQHQLEQLKKALLQKMFADKTGYPALRFKGFTEKWEQRKPKNYLRESRILGSTGVDAKKLTVKLWGKGVVEKKESISGSNNTRYYIRHAGQLMYGKLDFLHAAFGIVPKELDKYESTADSPAFDIIDGNPKFLLEFFLRKEFYLRNGQRANGSRKAKRIHEKDFLEMPILVPYKSEQTKIGNLINSLDRTITLHDKKIQYLKQLKRGLLQKMFV; encoded by the coding sequence ATGACTAAACAAAATGAAAAGGATGCTAAACGAGTCCCAGAACTGCGATTTAAAGGCTTTACGGATGATTGGGAGCAACGTAAGCTGGGAGAGATAGGAGAAACTTTTTCAGGTTTATCCGGAAAAAATAAAAATGACTTTGGACATGGCGATGCGAGTTTCATTACTTATATGAATGTTTTTTCTAACTCTATTGCTGATCTTCGAGGTACTGAACATGTTGAAATTGATTCAAAGCAAAATCAAGTAATGTATGGTGATATATTATTTACCACTTCTTCTGAAACACCTGAAGAAGTTGGGATGTCTTCTGTTTGGCTTGGTCATATTAAAAATATCTATTTAAATAGTTTTTGCTTTGGATATAGAATTCTTGAAAAGCAAAATTTTGATTCTTATTATATGGCTTATTTACTTAGGGCTGAAAATTTCAGAAAGCGAATGACCGTCTTAGCTCAAGGCATATCTCGATATAATATTTCAAAAAAACAAGTGATGAATACATTTGTTAATTTTCCGACAATGGAAGAACAAAGGAAAATTGGCAAAGCATTATTCTTAATTGATAAAACTATCACTTTGCATGAGGAAAAGCAGCACCAGTTAGAACAGCTGAAAAAGGCTTTACTGCAAAAAATGTTTGCGGATAAAACCGGATATCCGGCGCTGCGGTTTAAGGGCTTTACTGAAAAGTGGGAGCAACGTAAGCCAAAAAATTATTTGAGGGAAAGTAGAATTTTAGGGTCAACTGGTGTAGATGCAAAAAAATTAACGGTTAAGCTTTGGGGCAAAGGTGTAGTCGAAAAGAAAGAATCTATATCCGGAAGTAACAATACAAGATATTATATTAGGCATGCCGGACAATTGATGTATGGTAAGTTAGACTTTTTACATGCTGCATTTGGCATAGTTCCCAAAGAATTAGATAAGTATGAATCAACGGCTGATTCGCCGGCTTTTGATATTATTGATGGTAATCCAAAATTTTTACTCGAATTTTTCTTGAGAAAGGAATTTTACTTAAGAAATGGTCAAAGAGCTAATGGATCCCGAAAAGCTAAGCGAATTCATGAAAAAGATTTTTTGGAAATGCCAATATTGGTTCCATACAAAAGCGAGCAAACAAAAATTGGAAACCTAATAAACTCTCTCGACAGAACTATCACTTTGCATGACAAGAAAATCCAGTATCTTAAACAACTTAAACGAGGATTATTGCAAAAAATGTTTGTCTAG
- a CDS encoding type I restriction-modification system subunit M, translated as MSKAQDVSSQLWSMANELRGTMDASEYRNYILGFMFYRYLSEKQEKYLIDNDIFDQVEGKSINDLYRQDAVGDDLKDYLEDISGALGYAIAPEDTWTTLMEKIHDSKANAEDFQNIFDHFEENAQLNSFAEKDFRGVFADVNLNNSRLGNNLATRTKALIATAKMVNDFDYFDENGHDILGDVYEYLIKQFASNAGKKAGEFYTPHEVSKVLAKLVAANMDLNQESFSIYDPTMGSGSLLLTVRDEIPNGRQKGRVRFYGQELNTTTYNLARMNLMMHGVDYGNMTLRNADTLAMDWPDGLDQDGVDRPHFFDAVVANPPYSQKWDADSSKLKDPRFKDYGALAPKGKADYAFLLHSLYHLEQNGTMAIVLPHGVLFRGAAEGKIRKALLEKGQIDAIIGMPAGLFYSTGIPTIIMVLKKHRDNRDVLFIDASKGFEKGKNQNILRDQDIDKIIKTYKKRQDVDKYAHLSTMDEIKENEFNLNIPRYVDTFEEEPPIDIVALSKEMQDIDQKIAQSEAEFLSLVDDLDVNEHTQSTIDAIKAVFKHD; from the coding sequence ATGTCAAAAGCACAAGATGTATCAAGCCAACTATGGAGCATGGCAAACGAACTGCGTGGGACGATGGATGCCAGCGAATACCGTAACTATATCCTTGGATTTATGTTTTATCGCTATTTATCAGAAAAGCAGGAAAAATATCTGATTGATAATGATATTTTTGATCAGGTAGAAGGAAAGAGCATTAATGATCTGTATCGCCAAGACGCGGTTGGTGATGATTTAAAGGACTACCTGGAAGATATCTCTGGGGCGTTAGGATACGCAATTGCGCCAGAAGATACCTGGACGACATTGATGGAAAAAATTCATGACAGCAAGGCAAATGCCGAAGATTTTCAAAATATTTTTGATCATTTTGAAGAAAACGCGCAGCTTAATTCATTTGCCGAAAAGGACTTTCGTGGGGTTTTTGCCGATGTCAATCTGAACAATAGTCGGCTGGGAAACAATCTGGCCACGCGAACCAAAGCTCTGATTGCAACCGCCAAAATGGTAAACGACTTTGATTATTTTGATGAAAATGGTCATGATATCTTAGGAGACGTCTATGAATATCTGATTAAGCAGTTTGCCAGCAATGCCGGAAAGAAGGCCGGTGAATTTTACACGCCGCATGAAGTATCTAAGGTCTTGGCTAAGTTGGTAGCAGCCAACATGGATCTGAATCAAGAATCATTTTCAATCTATGACCCGACGATGGGATCCGGTTCCTTGCTGCTGACCGTGCGTGATGAGATTCCAAATGGTCGACAAAAGGGACGAGTACGTTTTTACGGCCAGGAACTGAACACGACGACTTACAACCTGGCGCGCATGAATTTAATGATGCATGGCGTTGACTATGGCAATATGACGCTGCGTAATGCTGATACTTTGGCAATGGACTGGCCAGACGGATTGGACCAAGATGGGGTTGATCGTCCTCACTTTTTCGATGCTGTTGTTGCAAACCCGCCATATTCACAAAAATGGGATGCTGATTCGAGTAAATTAAAAGATCCACGATTTAAGGATTACGGTGCACTTGCTCCCAAGGGTAAGGCTGACTATGCTTTCCTGCTGCACTCACTGTATCACCTGGAGCAAAATGGTACGATGGCGATTGTTTTGCCACACGGGGTTCTTTTCCGTGGAGCAGCAGAGGGCAAAATTCGCAAAGCCTTATTAGAAAAAGGACAAATTGACGCAATTATTGGGATGCCAGCTGGTTTATTCTATTCTACGGGTATTCCAACCATTATAATGGTCTTAAAAAAGCATCGTGATAATCGAGACGTTTTGTTTATCGATGCTTCAAAAGGCTTTGAAAAGGGCAAAAACCAAAATATCCTGCGTGATCAAGACATTGACAAGATTATCAAGACATATAAAAAACGCCAAGACGTCGATAAATACGCGCACTTGTCCACAATGGATGAAATTAAGGAGAACGAGTTTAACCTTAACATCCCTCGATATGTTGATACTTTTGAAGAAGAACCACCAATTGATATTGTGGCCTTGAGTAAAGAAATGCAGGACATCGATCAAAAAATTGCTCAAAGTGAAGCTGAATTTTTGTCATTGGTCGATGATCTTGATGTGAATGAACATACGCAATCCACTATTGATGCGATTAAGGCGGTGTTTAAGCATGACTAA